The genomic window CGATCGCCATCGCCCGCAACAAGTCGAGCTCCCTGCCATCCGGTGCTGCCCGGAACAGGACCGACCTCAGCGACCTCATCACGTGCTCGTCGTTTCGCGTCTGGAAGAACCTGATCTCAGCGAGCGCGCGGTGCGCGTCGGCAAAGAAGAGATCGAATTTCCCGCTCGTCGGCGGGTCGGCGACTTTTCTTGGCGGAGCGAGACGGCGCGTGGCGTCGGCGGCGGCCACATGCAACTCGTACAATCCGATGAGTACTGCCTGGGCGAGATTCAACGATGCGTGTGCGGTGGTCGGAATGGTGACGACCGTGTGCGCGAGATCGAGCGCCTCGTTCGGAAGCCCCTTGTCTTCCCTGCCGAATACGAGAGCGACGCTTCCCTGATCCGAGAAGCCGAGCAGATCACCAGCGGCCTGCGCGGGAGTGAGAATCTCGCGCTTCGCGGCGCGGCGGCGCGCCGTGAACCCGGAGATGCGCACGCAGTCGGAGACCGCGCTTTCGAGATCGTCGAAATGCTCGACGGCGTCAATGATCTCCTGCGTATCGTGCGCGACACCGATGAGCCTGGAGGGATCGTACGCCACGGGGCGCACGAGCCGAAGGCGGCTGACGCCCATGTTCTTCATCGCGCGGATGGTGGCGGCGATGTTGATGGGATCCTGCGGCTCGAACAGTACCACGCGAACCGCCGACAGGCGGGATGCGCTCATGCGAGCGCCGGCCCTTCGCGCTTCAAGTGGGTCGCACGAAGAGCCGGCAAGTCATGCGGTCAGACTACTGGCCTGCCAGTGACGAGGCGGTAGATGACGACGATGACGGCGATCACGAGCAGAATATGAATGAGTGAGCCGCCGACGTTAACCACAAAGAAACCGAGTATCCACAGGATCAGCAGAACCATCGCGATCGTCCAGAGCATTGACGAATCCTCAGTAAGGGTTGTTCCGCGACTCCGCGGAGTGATCACGCTAACGGCAACTGTCGTACCGGCGCGCGGAGGCGCGCCGCGATGTCACCGCGGTGCGTGATCCACGGACCTGGCGGGATCCCGCTTCCCTGTATCCTCGTGCAACGCCTGCCTGCCGAGCAGTATGCGCATCGCACGAATGTCGTGTCCGATGTCAATCAGCAGGAGGGCGAGATCTCCGCTTCCATACAGAAGCCCGGCGAGCACGACGAGCCGGCTGATCTCGCCGAGCAGGGTCGGAATCGCGGCTGTTCCCTGCGCGATGAGTCCCGTCACGATCTCCGAAAGGAGCAGCAGCAGAAGCACAGCCGCCATGAGCTTGAACAGCTTGGACAGATAGCCGAGCCCGGTGTACGGCTCAAGATCGGCCGATCGCACCGGCATGGAGGGGTCGGCGCGGTAAGGTTTTGGCGAGCCTTGTCCCTCTGGCGAGTCGGGGGCGCTGTGGGCTGCCACTATAGTCGTCGCTTCATCCATTAGTTGTCTCCGGTTCCGATCCAGCGCGCGGGATATCCGCGCGTGTCAATATGAGTGAACGGCCCATGGGCGGAAGTGCCCGGGTATATCCCAACCCCTCCTATCAGCGAAGGGTGTGCCGCTTCGACGCGAATTGCCGCTGCCAGGATGACCCGGGAGTCGTTGATATTGACCCGGCCGTCATGGTTCAGGTCGTCCATGTTGCCGTCTCCGTTGTTATCAATGAATATGTCGGCCGCATCCCCGTACATGTGGCGGCTGAGCGACGCGCGCCCGCGCGGGTCGCCTCTGGCGCGGTTGTACTGGGGCGTGCGGAAGCCGCTCAGGACCCTGACACCTTTCGCGGGAATGCCCTGCGTCTCGAGCTCGGCGACCACGAGCTCGAGCTTGTCCACGACCTTCATGTCCACGACGATGTATTTTGGCCAGACGTTCTGCTGGTCGTGGGGAAAGAAGTCCCGAAGCTCGAAGTGGTCGGAGAGCTGTGTGTCCTGCGTCTGCGGCGTGACCTCGATGAAACCGCTGGGGGCGTCGTATCGCGCCTTCGCCGTCCGCGTCATCCGTGGCCAGTTTCCGATATAGTAGAGCCCGATCCGGCCGCCCTGCTTTGCGGAAGCGGGTTTGAGCGTGATGATCGAGAAGTCGGCGATCGGACGGATGGCATTCCCCATGGCGATGCCGAGCGACCAGATCCCGGTGCCGCGGGGCGCGGCAAGGACCGCCGTGGACTCCGCCTTCGCGCCGGAGGAGAATGTGGCGACCACACCATGAGGAAGGGTGTCCACGGGGAGCGTCTCGCCCGGCTGCTGTACGCTGGCTTTGAGCTTCCCGCTCTCGCCCCGCAGCGGATTCACGAAGTCGAGGGCGGCGTCGGTGAGATAGGCGACCGTGGGCGAGCGCGAATCGGTGAGCGCGCGCGTGATGATGCCGGTCGCGGCCGGCGCGCCTTCCACTATCTCGTCGCGCGCGTTGGCGATGGACCACGACCAGCCGAACGCGATGAGACAGATCAGAATGGACGAAGCAACATTGAATCTTCCCTCCGCCTTCCGCGACAAGCCCTTGCGGTGCCAGCGGCTGCGCGCCGGCTCCGGCACGCTCGCTGCGAGCTCCGTCAAGGTTGACCGCGGATGTCCAAAAGTTGAACTTGACCTTCTCCTATCCTGCATTTCCCCTCACAACGGCTTCATGGACCAGCTTCGCGAGCTCTTCGCCAATCTCTCGGATCTTCCCGCTCTCATAAAGTGGGCCGGATACTTCGGACTCACCGGAATCGTGTTCGCCGAGACCGGGCTTCTCATCGGCTTTTTCCTGCCGGGAGATTCGCTGCTCGTCACCGCAGGCCTGGTCTCCGCGCGCGGATTGCTCAACGTCTACCTGCTCGGCCTGCTTCTCAATATTGCGGCCGCCGCCGGCAATTCGATGGGTTATCTGATCGGCCGGATGACCGGCCCGAGGATATTTACTCGCGAGGACTCGCTGTTGTTCAACAAGAAGCACGTGTACCGGGCGCAGGAGTTCTACGCGCGGCACGGCCGCAAGGCGATCATCCTCGCGCAGTTCATTCCGATCGTCCGGACGTTCTCGCCGGTGGTGGCGGGAGTCGGGCGGATGCCGTATATGCAGTTTCTCGTCATCAGCGTGCTCGGCACCGTATTCTGGGTATGGAGCATGCTGTTCACCGGGTATTTCCTGGGCACGTATATTCCGGGAATAGACCAACACATCGAGATTCTCGTGCTGGTCGTGATCTTCGTGTCAATTCTGCCGGGCATCATCAGCTGGTGGCGCGAGCGCAGCAAGCCTGCCCCGGCGGCGAACTAACCAAGGAGCACCACAATGGCATTCCAACTTCCCGATCTGCCGTACGGCTTCGATTCGCTGGAGCCGCACATCGACACGGCCACGATGCAGATCCATCATGGCAAGCATCATCAGGCGTACGTCAACAACCTGAACGCGGCGATCGAGAAGGCGCCCGAGCTGGCGACCAAATCGCTGGACGATCTGCTCACCGGGATCAACGGAGTGCCCGAGGCCGTACGCATGGCCGTTCGCAACAACGGCGGGGGACACTGGAACCATTCGATGTTCTGGAAGTGGATGGCGCCGAACGCCGGGGGGCAGCCAGGAGGCGAGATCGGCCGCGCGATCAACGGTTCATTCGGCAGCTTCGACAAGTTCAGGGAGCAGTGGGCGGCAGCCGGCGCCGGCCGTTTCGGTTCGGGCTGGGTGTGGCTCCTCAACGACGGCGGCAAGCTGTCAATCACGAGCACACCGAATCAGGACAACCCCCTCATGGACGGCAAGTCCGCTCCGATCCTCGGCCTCGACGTCTGGGAGCACGCCTACTATCTGCGTTACCAGAACAGGCGCCCGGACTATATCTCGGCATGGTGGAACGTCGTGAACTGGGCGGATGTGGAGGCTGAGTTCGCGCGGTAATTCGAGAACCGCTGCCCGCTGCCCGCTGCCCGCTGCCCGCTGCCCGCTGCCCGCTGCCCGTTACGGGTAGCGGGTAACAGGTAACTGGTAGCGGTTCTTAACGCGCGGCTTCCCCCTCGAGGTACGTGTAACCCTCGAGGCCGGCGACGTAGTCGGCGATGAAAGCGTTCGCCTCCTGGCGCGTGATGCCCGTTGCCGCCGCAACCTTCCTTCGGAACGTCGCCAGCAGGTCGGATGCGCGGTACTGAACGTAGGCGAGAACCTCCGTCACTGTGTCGCCGTGCACCAGCTCCGCCACTTCGTACCCGTTCTCCGAGAGACGGATGTGCACCGCGTTCGTATCACCGAACAGATTGTGCAGATCGCCCAGTATCTCCTGGTATGCACCCGTCAGAAAGATGCCGAGGATGTACTGCTCACCGTCGGTGAACGGGTGCAGCGGGAGGCTCGGGCGCGACGTTCTTCCGCCGATGAATCTCTCGATCTTTCCATCAGAGTCGCACGTCACGTCCTGGATCGTTCCGTTGCGCGTCGGCTCTTCATCGAGTCGGTGAATTGGCATTACCGGAAATAGCTGGTCGATCGCCCAGCTGTCGGGCAGCGACTGGAACAGCGAGAAGTTGCAGAAGTAGCGATCCGTCAGCGTCGCCTCGAGATCCTCGATGATGTCGGCGTACTCTTCCCTGTCCTGCTGCGCGAGACGCGCCACGGCGGTGATGGTGGCGATGTAGATCTGCTCCGCGAGCGCACGCTCGCGCAGCGTGAGCACGCCGCTGTTGAACAGCTCCTGCGAACGATCCTTGGCGAACGTCGCATCGTGATAGACCTCGCGAACGCGCCGCGTGCTGACCGCCTTGTAATCCTCCTCCATCTCGTGGAGGAACGCGTGGTCCTCGTCGTCCAGCGTCGGCATGACATTGTCGGCCTGCGACTCCACGTCAATCACGCTCAGCAGCAGCAGCGCGTGATGAGCGGTGAGCGCGCGTCCCGACTCGCTGATGATGTGCGGCATCGGAAGCTCGAGCTCGCGGCACGACTCGGCGAGCGTGTACACGACGTCGTTGGCGTACTCCTGCAGCGAGTAGTTGACGCTCGCCTGAGACGTGGAGCATGACCCGTCGTAATCCACACCCAGTCCACCGCCGACATCAACGTGGGTCACATCCACGCCCATCGAGCGCAGCTCGGCGTAATAGCGCGAGATCTCCTGGAGTCCCGCCTTGATGTAGCGGATGTCCGTGATCTGCGAGCCGAGGTGGAAATGGATGAGCTTGAGGACGTCGAGACGCCCAGCATCGCGAAGACGGTCCACGAGCTTCACGAGCTGCGCGGTGCCGAGTCCGAACTTGGACTTTTCGCCGCCGCTCCTGGCCCAGCGTCCCGAGCCTTCGGAGTGAAGCTTGATGCGAACGCCGGCGGTCGGAGTGACGCCGAGCTCGTCGGCGACCTTGAGCAGGACGTCTACTTCGCTTAGCTGCTCGAGCACGATGAACACCTTGTGCCCGAGCTTCTGCCCCATCAGGGCGAGGCGCATGAACTCCTCGTCCTTGTAACCGTTGCAGACGATGAGGTGATCGGTGTGCTCCGCAAGGGCGAGAACGGCCTGGAGCTCCGGCTTGCTTCCGCATTCGAGGCCAACGCCGGACGCTTTGCCGAACTCGACTATCTCCTCGACGACGTGTCTCTGCTGATTGACCTTGATCGGATAGACCGTCGTGTATGCGCCGGTGTACTCGTACTCGCTGATGGCGCGGGCGAACCGCTCGGTGAGCGACTCGATGCGTGAGCAGAGAATGTCGGAGAATCGCAGCAGCAGGGGCAGCCCTACGCCCTGCGCCTCGAGGTCGTTGGCCAGCTCGAAGAGGTCGAGCTCGCGCGCGGGATTATCGGCGTCGGGGCGGACGACGACGTGTCCCTTGGCGTTGATATCGAAGTATCCGATACCCCATCCCTCGATGTTGTAGAGGGTGCGGGCCGAATCAATGCTCCATGCTTCGTCTGCACCGGATTCGGTCACCGGCGGAGTGCGCGTCATCGTCATGCCGAAAGTTTAGGGCATGCGATCCCGATTCGGTACCGTCCAGGGGTAGAGCCAGGGATAGAGCCAGGGATAGAGCTAGGGATAGAGCGTCTCCATCGTCCAGCTCTCGCCGCTTCTCGTGTAGAGATGTCGCTCGTGGAGACGGCCAGGGCGGGCTTTCCAGAACTCGATCCGTGACGGGCGCAGCCGGAATCCGGACCAGAACGGCGGCCGCGTCACTTCGCGCCCCTCGAACTTTTCCTCGAACTCCTGAATCCGGATTTCGAGATCGCTGGCGTGCTCGATCGGCTGGCTCTGGATGGATGCCCACGCTCCGATCTGGCTCTCGCGCGGCCGGGTCGCGAAATAAGCGTCGGCCTCCTCGTCGCTGACGAGGGACGCGGGGCCTTCGGCGCAAACTTGCACTTCGAGAGCCGCCCAATGGAAGCAGATGGACGCGACGGGACGAGTGCGCAGCTCGCGCCCCTTCCGACTCTCGAGGTTGGTATAGAAGACGAAGCCGCGCTCGTCCACTTCCTTCATCAGTACAGTGCGTACCGATGGATTCCCGCTCATGCCCACGGTGGCGAGGGACATCGCGTTGGGATCGGGGAGGAGGGCACGATCCAGCTTCTGTGCCTGGGCATAGAGCCGGTTGAACCGGCTCAGGGGATTCTGGACTGGATAAGGAGTGGCCATTCGGAAGTGATCAGGCTTTGGGGGCAATGGTAACAGCATTGAACTTGAGGGGATCTACGTGAAGCCGGGCTTCGGGCCAGGCATACATTATATAGCCGCCCCAGCCCCATGCGTCGAACACGCGGCCCGGCAGGCTCGCCGCGCGGGCTCTCGAGACCGCCTCGGTGGGAAACGCCTTGGGGCTGAACCTGTCAGGAATGACTGTCAGCCCGGCCATTTGGCCGCGGTTCAGCCCGAGCCACAAGAGCAGAATAGCCGTAGGAACGGCCAGGATTCCGACACGTGAGCCGGGATCGAGTCGCGCGAACTCGTTGAACAGGGAACACTTACGTTTCCAGGCCGGCCAGGGGAGCTGGATTCTCCGGGTGCCCATCGAGAATAACGCGACGGTACCAAGGATTGCGAGCAGGAACGGCCACTGCCCGGCATCCTGAAAATTGGGGG from Gemmatimonadaceae bacterium includes these protein-coding regions:
- the pdxH gene encoding pyridoxamine 5'-phosphate oxidase, with the translated sequence MATPYPVQNPLSRFNRLYAQAQKLDRALLPDPNAMSLATVGMSGNPSVRTVLMKEVDERGFVFYTNLESRKGRELRTRPVASICFHWAALEVQVCAEGPASLVSDEEADAYFATRPRESQIGAWASIQSQPIEHASDLEIRIQEFEEKFEGREVTRPPFWSGFRLRPSRIEFWKARPGRLHERHLYTRSGESWTMETLYP
- a CDS encoding VTT domain-containing protein, which codes for MDQLRELFANLSDLPALIKWAGYFGLTGIVFAETGLLIGFFLPGDSLLVTAGLVSARGLLNVYLLGLLLNIAAAAGNSMGYLIGRMTGPRIFTREDSLLFNKKHVYRAQEFYARHGRKAIILAQFIPIVRTFSPVVAGVGRMPYMQFLVISVLGTVFWVWSMLFTGYFLGTYIPGIDQHIEILVLVVIFVSILPGIISWWRERSKPAPAAN
- the speA gene encoding biosynthetic arginine decarboxylase, which encodes MTMTRTPPVTESGADEAWSIDSARTLYNIEGWGIGYFDINAKGHVVVRPDADNPARELDLFELANDLEAQGVGLPLLLRFSDILCSRIESLTERFARAISEYEYTGAYTTVYPIKVNQQRHVVEEIVEFGKASGVGLECGSKPELQAVLALAEHTDHLIVCNGYKDEEFMRLALMGQKLGHKVFIVLEQLSEVDVLLKVADELGVTPTAGVRIKLHSEGSGRWARSGGEKSKFGLGTAQLVKLVDRLRDAGRLDVLKLIHFHLGSQITDIRYIKAGLQEISRYYAELRSMGVDVTHVDVGGGLGVDYDGSCSTSQASVNYSLQEYANDVVYTLAESCRELELPMPHIISESGRALTAHHALLLLSVIDVESQADNVMPTLDDEDHAFLHEMEEDYKAVSTRRVREVYHDATFAKDRSQELFNSGVLTLRERALAEQIYIATITAVARLAQQDREEYADIIEDLEATLTDRYFCNFSLFQSLPDSWAIDQLFPVMPIHRLDEEPTRNGTIQDVTCDSDGKIERFIGGRTSRPSLPLHPFTDGEQYILGIFLTGAYQEILGDLHNLFGDTNAVHIRLSENGYEVAELVHGDTVTEVLAYVQYRASDLLATFRRKVAAATGITRQEANAFIADYVAGLEGYTYLEGEAAR
- a CDS encoding TrmH family RNA methyltransferase encodes the protein MSASRLSAVRVVLFEPQDPINIAATIRAMKNMGVSRLRLVRPVAYDPSRLIGVAHDTQEIIDAVEHFDDLESAVSDCVRISGFTARRRAAKREILTPAQAAGDLLGFSDQGSVALVFGREDKGLPNEALDLAHTVVTIPTTAHASLNLAQAVLIGLYELHVAAADATRRLAPPRKVADPPTSGKFDLFFADAHRALAEIRFFQTRNDEHVMRSLRSVLFRAAPDGRELDLLRAMAIEVLRTIERERRA
- a CDS encoding DUF882 domain-containing protein, whose protein sequence is MTELAASVPEPARSRWHRKGLSRKAEGRFNVASSILICLIAFGWSWSIANARDEIVEGAPAATGIITRALTDSRSPTVAYLTDAALDFVNPLRGESGKLKASVQQPGETLPVDTLPHGVVATFSSGAKAESTAVLAAPRGTGIWSLGIAMGNAIRPIADFSIITLKPASAKQGGRIGLYYIGNWPRMTRTAKARYDAPSGFIEVTPQTQDTQLSDHFELRDFFPHDQQNVWPKYIVVDMKVVDKLELVVAELETQGIPAKGVRVLSGFRTPQYNRARGDPRGRASLSRHMYGDAADIFIDNNGDGNMDDLNHDGRVNINDSRVILAAAIRVEAAHPSLIGGVGIYPGTSAHGPFTHIDTRGYPARWIGTGDN
- a CDS encoding lmo0937 family membrane protein gives rise to the protein MLWTIAMVLLILWILGFFVVNVGGSLIHILLVIAVIVVIYRLVTGRPVV
- a CDS encoding superoxide dismutase, yielding MAFQLPDLPYGFDSLEPHIDTATMQIHHGKHHQAYVNNLNAAIEKAPELATKSLDDLLTGINGVPEAVRMAVRNNGGGHWNHSMFWKWMAPNAGGQPGGEIGRAINGSFGSFDKFREQWAAAGAGRFGSGWVWLLNDGGKLSITSTPNQDNPLMDGKSAPILGLDVWEHAYYLRYQNRRPDYISAWWNVVNWADVEAEFAR